The proteins below are encoded in one region of Ferruginibacter lapsinanis:
- a CDS encoding DUF6089 family protein, which produces MNRLFITLIFLISINTVQAQYFHLTLFGGTSNYQGDLQDKKFTFQQSHAAFGAGVIYEITDNLFARANFTTGTISGDDKQSEKNRIRNLNFTSKLTEIHLGIEYLLVNLYNHKLAPYIFTGISGYHFNPYTTATGSSTKVYLQPLGTEGQGFYKGKKKYNLNQIAIPFGGGIKFAVNDNLRLGLEIGLRKLLTDYIDDVSTDYVPQALLLSNNGQQAVDFAFRGDEITPARPYPTTSLTRGNPKSKDWYYFSGITLSYRIDPSELKDRNKNNKAGCPRL; this is translated from the coding sequence ATGAATAGACTTTTTATTACACTGATATTCCTGATTTCCATTAATACGGTACAAGCTCAATATTTTCATCTTACCTTATTTGGAGGTACATCCAATTACCAAGGTGATCTGCAGGATAAAAAATTTACTTTCCAACAATCGCACGCTGCTTTTGGGGCAGGAGTGATCTACGAAATAACAGACAATCTTTTTGCAAGAGCAAATTTCACTACAGGCACCATCAGCGGCGATGACAAACAATCGGAAAAAAATCGCATAAGAAATTTAAATTTCACTTCAAAACTTACCGAAATACACCTGGGAATAGAGTACCTGCTGGTAAACTTATATAACCATAAACTTGCACCCTATATTTTTACAGGTATCAGCGGTTATCATTTTAATCCTTATACAACGGCAACAGGTTCATCAACAAAAGTTTATTTGCAACCGCTTGGAACAGAAGGGCAGGGATTTTATAAGGGTAAGAAAAAATACAATTTGAATCAGATCGCTATACCATTTGGCGGAGGTATCAAATTTGCCGTAAATGATAACCTGCGACTTGGATTGGAAATAGGCCTAAGGAAATTACTTACAGATTACATTGATGACGTTAGTACAGATTATGTACCGCAAGCTTTACTATTGAGCAATAACGGGCAGCAGGCGGTAGATTTTGCTTTCAGAGGTGATGAAATAACTCCTGCACGTCCATATCCTACCACCAGTTTAACCAGGGGCAATCCTAAAAGTAAGGATTGGTATTATTTCTCCGGTATCACACTTAGTTACCGGATAGACCCAAGTGAGTTAAAAGATAGAAATAAAAACAATAAGGCAGGCTGTCCAAGGTTGTAA
- a CDS encoding UbiD family decarboxylase: protein MAYNSLEACLLDLEKTGQLIRIKEEVDPYLELAAIHLRVYEAGGPALLFENVKGSKYRAASNIFGTLERSKYIFRDTLASVQQLIELKNDPIKAIKHPINNFSTALAALKALPLKDPFSKPVLFEEINITDIPQIQHWVKDGGAFVTLPQVYTEDIDKPGIMNANLGMYRIQLSGNEYEINKEIGLHYQLHRGIGVHQNKANKKGQPLKVSIFVGGPPSHSVAAVMPLPEGISEMTFAGVLGGRRFRYTYIDGYCVSTDADFVITGEVYPNDNKPEGPFGDHLGYYSLTHPFPVMKVHKVFAKKNAIWPFTVVGRPPQEDTSFGQLIHEIAGGAIPNEIPGLKEVHAVDAAGVHPLLLAVGSERYTPYMPTKQPAELLTIANHVLGTGQLSLAKFLFITADDDNKVTTHNIPAYLQYVLERIDWRRDVHFYTNTTIDTLDYSGNGLNMGSKVVFAAYGNKIRTLCTRVPEVLSDINFGFRNPKLVLPGIIAMEGDKFKGYEENKMDRTGMNLQHSSTIENLSEVALIVLCDDANFVAETLNNFLWVTFTRCNPSHDIFGIDTFTENKHWGCNGPLIIDARIKPHHAPPLEKDPSTEKNIQRLFEKGGSLYRI from the coding sequence ATGGCGTACAACTCCTTAGAAGCATGTTTATTGGATCTGGAAAAGACCGGTCAGTTGATCAGAATAAAAGAAGAAGTTGACCCTTATCTGGAATTGGCTGCCATACATCTGAGGGTCTACGAAGCAGGTGGGCCGGCATTATTATTCGAAAATGTAAAAGGAAGCAAATACAGAGCAGCCTCTAATATTTTTGGTACGCTTGAAAGAAGTAAATATATCTTCAGGGATACACTAGCATCGGTACAACAATTGATTGAGTTGAAGAATGACCCGATCAAAGCCATTAAGCATCCCATTAACAATTTTTCTACCGCACTGGCAGCTTTAAAAGCTTTACCGTTAAAAGATCCGTTCAGCAAACCTGTTTTATTTGAAGAAATAAATATTACTGATATTCCGCAGATACAACACTGGGTAAAAGATGGAGGAGCTTTCGTTACATTGCCGCAAGTATACACTGAAGACATTGACAAACCCGGCATCATGAATGCGAACCTGGGAATGTATCGTATACAATTATCGGGGAATGAGTATGAAATAAATAAAGAGATCGGATTGCATTATCAATTGCACCGTGGAATAGGGGTACATCAAAACAAAGCAAATAAAAAAGGACAGCCTTTAAAGGTCAGCATATTTGTCGGCGGGCCTCCTTCACATAGTGTTGCGGCCGTTATGCCTTTACCCGAAGGGATAAGCGAAATGACTTTTGCCGGAGTATTGGGTGGAAGAAGATTCAGGTACACGTATATAGATGGATATTGTGTGAGTACTGATGCTGATTTTGTAATAACAGGAGAAGTGTATCCGAACGACAATAAACCCGAAGGGCCATTTGGAGATCATTTGGGATATTATAGTTTAACGCATCCTTTCCCTGTAATGAAAGTGCATAAGGTCTTTGCAAAGAAAAATGCTATCTGGCCCTTTACAGTAGTGGGCCGTCCGCCACAGGAAGATACCAGTTTTGGACAATTGATACATGAGATAGCAGGAGGAGCCATTCCAAACGAGATACCCGGATTGAAAGAAGTACATGCGGTAGATGCTGCCGGCGTTCATCCTTTACTGTTAGCAGTAGGGAGTGAACGGTATACGCCTTATATGCCAACAAAACAACCTGCCGAATTACTCACTATAGCCAATCATGTATTAGGAACCGGGCAATTGAGTTTAGCTAAATTCTTATTCATTACGGCAGATGATGACAACAAAGTAACAACGCATAATATCCCTGCATATCTGCAATATGTTTTAGAAAGAATCGATTGGAGAAGAGATGTACATTTTTATACCAATACAACCATTGATACACTCGACTATTCGGGCAATGGATTGAATATGGGCAGTAAGGTGGTATTTGCTGCGTATGGAAATAAAATAAGAACATTGTGCACCCGGGTTCCGGAAGTACTCTCTGATATTAATTTCGGATTTAGAAACCCAAAACTTGTACTACCCGGTATCATTGCGATGGAGGGAGATAAGTTTAAAGGATATGAGGAAAATAAGATGGATAGAACAGGAATGAATCTGCAACACTCTTCTACCATCGAAAATTTATCTGAAGTTGCCTTGATCGTTTTGTGCGATGATGCCAATTTTGTAGCAGAAACACTGAATAATTTTTTATGGGTAACCTTTACCAGATGTAATCCATCCCATGATATTTTTGGTATTGATACTTTTACAGAAAATAAACATTGGGGATGCAATGGACCTTTAATCATAGATGCCCGTATCAAACCGCATCATGCACCTCCATTGGAAAAAGATCCTTCAACAGAAAAGAACATACAACGGTTGTTTGAAAAAGGGGGAAGTCTTTACAGAATATAG
- a CDS encoding fused MFS/spermidine synthase translates to MMKKIGLFIIVLLIEGGALMAVELMGAKLMAPFFGTSLYVWTAVLCITVLGLSLGYYLGGIFSQKRPSEELLFTILGIAAILVYALPYTASFAIAVTKNIGLLPGICIASVLLLVPPMVCFGIVGPMVVRLMTAQLKTLGKTAGAVYFTSTLGGIIVTFLFGFYLIPEKGLKYCSIVAAVSLAVLPVLYLIIRLISGNKADQQMIVAESVVVLESSKTIIIKANRSIYLFAVLEGAAVMAIELIVARMMAPYFGSSLYVWGAVIGATLISLAAGYYLGGYLGDKYVQLNILFWMLLIASVFLLLLHYLSQHLVVAFENATDTVSALVIVSVLLVLPPLLFLGMVPTLLIRYLSAKVADGGKTTGTVYTISSISGIVALFLIGFFIIPAYGLTVPSIWIGFIVGIVPFVKLIMQKKYIALLFIAALLFSVSVKKVEESSPDVEIQYFSEGLLGQVLVADVHKVKQDNIHSIQTDDRILFVNRMGQTFVNKRTGVSNWNYISFTSAIASKLPENSKVLLLGLGGGSVANTFCNLKFSVDAIELDERISDVAQDYFSLNPNVEIIIDDARHYIEKTTNKYDLIFFDVFKGDIPPAHVLTSETFLQAKKLLNKDGFIAVNFNGFLTGDIGIPGRSVYKTLTAAGLHTYILPTPGKEDERNCLFIAGQTSLDFNNLRSPLLHGGIPVPIDSLLFDPKQFNQQPAVVFVDDIPNLDLLNIKAGNSWRKGYIKGYTKMFLENGIPLFK, encoded by the coding sequence ATGATGAAAAAAATCGGGTTGTTTATTATAGTATTGCTGATCGAAGGTGGCGCATTGATGGCTGTAGAATTGATGGGAGCAAAATTGATGGCTCCGTTTTTTGGTACCTCCCTCTATGTATGGACAGCAGTTTTATGTATTACTGTTCTGGGGCTAAGTCTTGGCTATTATTTAGGAGGAATATTTTCACAAAAAAGACCTTCAGAAGAACTGCTTTTTACTATTTTAGGCATTGCTGCTATTTTAGTTTATGCGTTGCCGTACACAGCATCTTTTGCTATAGCTGTTACTAAGAATATAGGGTTACTACCCGGAATATGTATAGCATCAGTTTTGTTACTCGTTCCTCCAATGGTTTGCTTTGGTATTGTGGGCCCAATGGTGGTAAGACTTATGACAGCACAATTAAAGACATTGGGTAAAACTGCAGGGGCGGTTTATTTTACCTCTACTTTGGGAGGAATAATTGTGACCTTTTTATTCGGTTTTTATCTTATACCTGAAAAAGGGCTCAAGTATTGTTCTATTGTTGCGGCTGTATCACTTGCGGTATTGCCTGTTTTGTATTTGATCATCCGTTTGATCTCTGGTAATAAAGCTGATCAGCAAATGATTGTTGCAGAGTCGGTTGTAGTACTGGAAAGTTCAAAGACTATTATAATAAAAGCTAACCGGAGTATTTATCTTTTTGCTGTTTTGGAAGGAGCTGCAGTGATGGCTATAGAATTGATTGTTGCCAGAATGATGGCTCCATATTTTGGTTCATCTTTATATGTATGGGGAGCGGTCATTGGTGCTACATTGATCAGTCTTGCGGCGGGCTATTATTTAGGAGGTTATTTAGGGGATAAATATGTTCAACTGAATATCTTGTTCTGGATGCTGTTGATCGCTTCTGTTTTTTTGTTATTACTTCATTATCTATCACAACATCTTGTTGTTGCTTTTGAAAACGCTACAGATACTGTTTCTGCTCTGGTGATTGTATCTGTGTTGCTTGTTTTGCCTCCGTTGTTATTTCTCGGCATGGTGCCTACCCTATTGATCCGATATTTATCAGCAAAGGTTGCTGATGGTGGAAAAACTACCGGCACTGTATATACGATATCATCTATTAGTGGGATTGTTGCTTTGTTTTTGATCGGCTTTTTTATTATTCCTGCTTATGGACTTACCGTTCCATCTATATGGATCGGATTTATTGTTGGAATAGTTCCTTTTGTGAAATTGATCATGCAAAAAAAGTATATCGCATTGTTATTCATCGCGGCTTTATTATTTTCTGTATCGGTAAAAAAGGTAGAAGAATCATCTCCAGATGTTGAAATACAATATTTTTCAGAAGGGTTACTAGGTCAGGTGTTGGTTGCTGATGTTCATAAAGTGAAACAGGATAATATACATAGCATACAAACAGATGACAGGATCCTTTTTGTAAACAGAATGGGACAAACATTTGTAAATAAAAGAACAGGAGTTTCTAACTGGAATTATATAAGTTTTACATCGGCTATAGCAAGTAAATTACCTGAAAACTCAAAGGTATTATTATTAGGATTAGGTGGCGGCTCTGTAGCCAACACATTTTGTAACCTGAAATTTTCTGTCGATGCGATAGAGTTGGATGAACGAATTTCCGATGTAGCGCAGGATTATTTTTCATTGAATCCAAACGTAGAGATCATTATTGATGATGCCAGGCATTATATTGAGAAGACAACAAATAAATATGACCTGATCTTTTTTGATGTTTTTAAAGGTGATATACCGCCTGCGCATGTGTTAACTTCTGAGACTTTTCTGCAAGCAAAAAAACTATTAAATAAAGATGGTTTTATCGCAGTAAATTTCAATGGCTTTTTAACCGGAGATATCGGTATACCCGGTAGATCAGTATACAAAACATTAACCGCTGCTGGCCTACATACATACATTCTACCAACCCCCGGAAAAGAAGATGAACGTAATTGTTTGTTCATTGCAGGTCAAACCTCACTCGACTTTAATAATTTACGCTCTCCTCTTTTGCATGGAGGTATACCGGTACCAATAGATTCTTTATTGTTTGATCCAAAACAATTCAATCAGCAACCTGCGGTTGTATTTGTTGATGATATTCCTAATCTTGATCTGTTGAACATCAAGGCAGGAAATTCATGGCGCAAAGGGTATATCAAAGGGTATACAAAAATGTTTCTGGAAAATGGGATTCCACTGTTTAAATAG